TGGCCGAGTAGCCGCGACGGGCGATGAGGTGCGCGGCGATCGAGAGGATCTGCTCGCGCCGCTCGGAGCCCTGCTCGTTGCGGCTGTTCCGGGCGTTGCCTGCCATTCGTTCTCCTTAGGACGATCAGTAATCACAAGCGCTTGTTCAAGTGTTTACCATACCGGGCCCGTCCCGCATCCTCATTCCCCTCATCAATCCGGAGTGTACGCATGATACTGGAGAGCATGTCCATGACCGTCTCGGAAGCCACCACCGTCCCGATGCTGCTGGCGGAGCAGGCGGCCCGCGGCGAACACCCGGCGATCGTCGACGGCGACACCACCGTCAGCTTCGCAGGCCTCCACGAACGGGTGCGCGATGTGGCGCGCGGCTATCTGGCCCATGGCATCGAGCCGGGCGACCGCGTGGCGGTCTGGGCGCCGAACCGCCTGGAGTTCATCCTCGCCATGCTCGGCGCACAGTCCATCGGCGCGGCGGTCGTCCCGCTGAACACGCGGTACACCGGCCACGAGGCGGCCACGATCCTCGACCGCTCACGGGCGTCGGCGCTCGTGCTGGCCGACGGGTTCCTCGGCCGCCGGTACGCGCAGTCGCTGCGCGAAGCCGCCGCCGAGCTCGGCGATGAGGGCCCGGTACTGCCGGGTCTTCCCGCGCTGCACACGGTCGTCACCCTCGACGGCGGCGAGGACGGCGACGACGGCATCCTCGCGTGGAGCCGTTTCCTCGCCGACGGCGCGAGCGTGACCGATGAGCGTCTCGAGGCCGCGCTGGCGGCCGTCACACCCGAGCACGTCATGGACATCCTGTTCACCTCGGGCACGACCGGCGTCCCCAAGGGCGTGCAGAGCACGCACCGGCAGACCCTCGGCGTCGCCCGCGCCTGGGGCCGCGGTGCCCACCTCTCGCCCGAAGACCGCTACGCGATCGTGAACCCGTTCTTCCACGGCTTCGGCTACAAGGCCGGCATGATCACCTCGCTCATGGCCGGCACGACGATCTACCCGGTGGCCGTGTTCGACGTGGATGCGCTGCTCGAGCTCGTGCAGTCGGCGCGCATCAGCGTGCTGCCCGGAGTGCCGACCATCTTCACCTCGATGATCGACCACCCGCGCCTCGGTCAGTACGACCTCTCGTCGCTGCGCTTCGCCATCGCCGGGGCGACCGCCGCCCCCGCGACGCTGTTCCACGACATGGTGCACAAGCTCGGCTTCCGGACCGTCGCGCAGGCCTACGGCCTGACCGAGTGCGTCGTGGCGACGATGTCGCGCGAGGGCGAGTCGCTCGAGCACGCGGCGCAGACGACGGGGCCGGCGATCGAGGGAATCGAGATCCGCGTGGTCGGTGAGGACGGGGCGGATGCCGGCGTCGATGTCGACGGCGAGATCCTGCTGCGCGGCGACGTCGTCATGCTCGGCTACTTCGAGGACCAGGAGGCGACGGATGCCGTCATCGACGCCGACGGATGGTTCCACACCGGCGATGTCGGCCGGCTCGACGAGCACGGCTGCCTGAAGATCACCGACCGGCTGAAGGACATGTTCATCGTCGGCGGCTTCAACGTGTACCCGGCCGAGGTGGAGAACGTGCTGCGAAAGCATCCCGCCGTCAACGAGTCGGCGGTCATCGGCGTCGACGACGCGCGACTGGGCACCGTCGGACGCGCCTACGTGCTGCTGCTGCACGACGCGGACCCGCGCCCGGATGCCGCCGAGCTCGAGGCCTTCTGCCGCAAGCACCTGGCCAACTTCAAGCTGCCCCGCGAGTTCGTCTTCGTCGAGGACTTCCCGCGCAACGCGACCGGCAAGATCCTCAAGACCGCGCTGCGCACCGACGCCTGAAGGTGAACGGCGAAGCGGCCGGCCCCCTCCCGGGGACCGGCCGCTTCTTCGCAACTCAGCTCAGGCGCTCGAGCACCAGGGCCATGCCCTGACCGCCCGCGACGCACATGGTCTCCACGGCGAACTGCTCGTCGCGCTCCTGCAGCGCGTGGATCGCGGTGGTGGTGATGCGGGCGCCGGTCATGCCGTACGGATGCCCGAGGGCGATCGCACCGCCGTTGACGTTGACCTTCTCGGGGTCGATGCCGATGTCGTCGATCGAGGGCAGCACCTGAGCCGCGAACGCCTCGTTGATCTCCATCAGGTCGATGTCGGAGATCGACATGCCGGCGTGCGCGAGCGCGCGGCCGACGGCATCCACCGGCCCCAGTCCCATGATCTCGGGCGAGAGCGCCGAGACGCCGGTCGAGACGATGCGGGCCAGCGGGGTCAGGCCGAGTTCGGCGGCGCGACGGTCGCTCATGATGACCAGCGCGGCGGCACCGTCGTTGAGCGGACAGCAGTTGGCCGCAGTGACGGTGCCGTGCGGGCGGAACACCGGGGCCATCCCGCTGATGCCCTCGAGCGTCACGCCGCTGCGCGGCCCGTCGTCTGTGCGGACGACGGTGCCGTCGGCGAGCTGGATCGGGGTGATGTCGCGCTCCCAGAACCCGCGGTCGCGGGCGGCCTCGGCGCGGTTCTGGCTCAGCACCGCCCACTCGTCCTGGGCACGACGCGAGACGCCCCGGTACGAGGCGACGTTCTCGGCCGTCTCGCCCATGGCGATGTAGATGTCGGCGAGCTCGCCCGCCTCACGCGGGTCGGACCAG
This is a stretch of genomic DNA from Microbacterium sp. YJN-G. It encodes these proteins:
- a CDS encoding acetyl-CoA C-acetyltransferase — translated: MTEAVIVSAARSPIGRAFKGSLKDIRGDDLATQIVQAAVDAVPGLNPEEIVDLMVGCAQPAGQQGYNIGRMIALQLGWDTVPGTTVNRYCSSSLQTTRMAFHAIKAGEGDVFVSAGVEAVSQFGFGKSDGMPDTKNPRWAEAAERTRRQAEDEHFVWSDPREAGELADIYIAMGETAENVASYRGVSRRAQDEWAVLSQNRAEAARDRGFWERDITPIQLADGTVVRTDDGPRSGVTLEGISGMAPVFRPHGTVTAANCCPLNDGAAALVIMSDRRAAELGLTPLARIVSTGVSALSPEIMGLGPVDAVGRALAHAGMSISDIDLMEINEAFAAQVLPSIDDIGIDPEKVNVNGGAIALGHPYGMTGARITTTAIHALQERDEQFAVETMCVAGGQGMALVLERLS
- a CDS encoding AMP-binding protein, translating into MSMTVSEATTVPMLLAEQAARGEHPAIVDGDTTVSFAGLHERVRDVARGYLAHGIEPGDRVAVWAPNRLEFILAMLGAQSIGAAVVPLNTRYTGHEAATILDRSRASALVLADGFLGRRYAQSLREAAAELGDEGPVLPGLPALHTVVTLDGGEDGDDGILAWSRFLADGASVTDERLEAALAAVTPEHVMDILFTSGTTGVPKGVQSTHRQTLGVARAWGRGAHLSPEDRYAIVNPFFHGFGYKAGMITSLMAGTTIYPVAVFDVDALLELVQSARISVLPGVPTIFTSMIDHPRLGQYDLSSLRFAIAGATAAPATLFHDMVHKLGFRTVAQAYGLTECVVATMSREGESLEHAAQTTGPAIEGIEIRVVGEDGADAGVDVDGEILLRGDVVMLGYFEDQEATDAVIDADGWFHTGDVGRLDEHGCLKITDRLKDMFIVGGFNVYPAEVENVLRKHPAVNESAVIGVDDARLGTVGRAYVLLLHDADPRPDAAELEAFCRKHLANFKLPREFVFVEDFPRNATGKILKTALRTDA